TATATAAGTAACAAAAACATGAGTTTGCATATGTAGATATTTAATGCACAAAAATCACAGATGTGGAATTTAAAAGACATTATCTAGACTTACTTTTGcatatttattaatatttaatgCAAGAAAACACATAGGACATTGAATTCTTAATGCCACAACCCTCTTCTAAGGatataatatatatcatcaataaataATCTGAAAACACAGTAGAACCAAAAGACATTAGTGCTATCtaaattgttttaaaaaaaatgtgatttattttatcaatATTTGAAGTAGTGTACTCCCAGTGGCTGGATATCATAACATGAGCATAATATTTCCAATTAGTGATAACTATATCTGTGATTCAGACCCATCATGTCCATTTGCCATAAACCACTCAAGGTTATGATAAGTTCAtctcaaacaaaaagaaaaaagaagttcCATGATCTAGGTACTGATGAAAGAGAAATTTAATAAAATCCAAGTTCGTTATAATTTACAAACTTGCCATAAGGTTTCATAAAGAAAATCCATGATGTAGTATAAATTTGATAAAGAAATATTACACTTCTCCTTTGGTTTCATGGGTTACAACCGTAACCTTGATCTGATCTGAACAACTTAATTTTCATTCTTGCAAAGTTTACTTTTGCAGTAACATAAAATTTGTCACATATGTTGTCTATGAAGCAAAAATATGCATACCTCCATTTTTGTTTGTAAAGTAGTATACCCCATACTGACCAAAAGCCAACCACAAATCCTGGTCCCAAGCTAAGATAGAAGTAGAACATTTCTTCTGCCTCCACATCTGTGTCAATGTTATTTGGATCTTGAGATGGTTTGGTATCTTGGTTCTCCTTATTCAGGGGGTACCCATAAAGATCAGGATTACCCATATAACTAGATGAGCCAAAGGTTTCTAGATGGTTGCCTGATGGAATCTTTCCTGAAAGCTTGTTAAATGAtaaattcaagaagccaaggaaaTCTAAAGTCGTTAAAGTTGAAGGTACTGGTCCAGTTAACTCATTGTGTGATAAATCAAGAGACTCCAGATTTTGTAATCCTCCAATCTTCATTGTTATCTGTCCTGCTAGGTGATTATTAGAAAGATCTAAGCTTTGCAGCCCAGAAAGATTTGTTATTTCTTCAGGGATACTTCCTGACAAGTAATTGTAAGAGAGGTCTATGGCTGTCAAAAGTAAGAGAATCTTTACATACTGTGATTCTCTTCCTTTTGTAACTACTGAGATGCTATCTGTATAATAGTTATCAGACCCAGGtgtgaagctcatcgtattctGGGCAAACTTCATTGCATTAAGGTCCTCAAAGCTTGTTGGTATTGTGCCCGACAGATTATTATGTGAGAGGTCCATAATTTGTAGAACTTGAAAATATGCAATTGATGGTGGAATATGTCCATGGAACATGTTATGCCTTAAGATTAGAATCTTCAAGCATGGCATTCTTTCTCCTAACCATCTTGGCAGGCAACCTCCCAACCTGTTTAGTCCAAGATCAAGGATGACCAAACTATTCAATGTCACTACGCAGTTAGGGATCTCTCCAGAAAGGTTGTTGTTGCTCAAGTGCAGAGACTCAAGGGAGGTCAGAGAACAGATAGATTTTGGAATTTTTCCTGACAAGTTGTTGTTTGACAGATTTATAACCTGCAAAACCGAAGAGTTCTTCCAACAGCTAGGCAGCTCATGAGACAAATGGTTTTCTGAGAGATCGAGCACAATCAACTGCTCTAACTTACATATGGAGGATGGAATGCTGCCAGCAATATAATTTGCTCTTAGGAAGAAAGTCTGTAGACTCGGAAAAGCTTCACCAATAATGGATGGAAGAGGTCctggaaaaaggagaaagaaaaaagagagttgAGCAGTTATAATGTTCAacatttatatttttacaagaataAGAAAAATTTTTAGATGAGAGGAACCTTCAAGGAGATTGTCAGATAGGTCGAGGACTTTGAGGTAGGACATGTTCCCAATTGACAGCGAAGAATGGAGAGAGTTTTTGCCAAGAAATAGATACTCCAGCGCAGTTAGCTTGAATAACCAACTTGGTAAGGTGGAACTAATTTGATTATTGGAAAGATCGAGGATAGACAGATATGTGAAATTCAATTGTGGCAAGGTGTAAGGAATGCTTGCAATCTGACATTGAGATAAGTGAATCTCCATTATGTAAGGCAACATGTTCAGTGCTTCTGCCCAATTTGATGCATTGCTAATGTTAGTTCCTGTCATGTCAAGGTGCTGCAACAATGTTAAACGGGAAAGCCACGATGCATCGTCAACATCAAGATTGTTGTATGAGAGATCCAAATAGAGTAAGCTGGAGAGGTTCCCTAGTTGCTGTGGCACTGTTGTCAAGAAACCTGCACCTGAGAGATTCAGGTACCCCAAGTTCTTATATGATCCAAAGAAGTCTGGTATACTAGATCGAAAGTCATTCATGCTCAAATCAAGGTAGTTCAAGTATTCGAGAGTCATCAGTGTTGAACTTATCTCCTCCACTAGGATCAAGGACCAGGAAGCATCAGAAGGTGAATCTGTGTGTGGCTGGGGATTCCGGAGGTCTAGTTTGATGACTCTCCCTAGCTGGTTGTCGCAGCCCACACCGTGCCATGTGCAGCAGTCATCTCCGGACCAAGAGAAGAGCCGGTTGCTTGGATCATACAGTGCTTCTTTGAGTTGTAGAAGTGCTCGCATCTCCACCTCTGGACAGTGGATAGTGGAACCGTCATCTCCGTTGCAGAAGTTTGTATGTTGAATGTGGTATATGGATATGAATGCAAGCAAAACAGCAACAATTGCAGGGAATTGAAGAACCACCATGACTGAGTGATTTGTTCTAAAACCTAAGCAGAATCTAATAAGCTAGTCCTTTTTGAATGAATGAAAAGGAATAGCCGTTTGGAAGCGTTTCCAGCAGTCATTTAGGACATTCAAAGATGACTCAAGTGCCAGTCTTGTTTCCAAGTCTTTGTGATTCTTGGACCCACACATGTGCTACAAGAGTTATGCTTCATCGTTTCTTAATCAAAGCAATTTCATCGACCAGGTCAATGAGGGACCTTCGTGGAAAAAGTCTGAGGTGGTGATACTTCCACCAGTTGTTTGAACTTTGGAGGTTTGAACATTCAAAGAAGACTCAAGTGCCAGACTTGTTTCCAAGTCTTTGTGATTCTTGAACCCATACAAGTCTTTGTGAATCTAATAAGCTAGTCCTTTTTGAATGAACAAAAAGGACAAGCCATTTGGAAGCTTTTCCAGCAGTCGTTTAGAACATTCAAAGAAGACTCGAGTGCCAGGCTTGTTTCCAAGTCATTGTGATTCTTGGACCCACACATGTGTTACAAGAGTCATGCTTCATCGTTTCTTAATCAAAGCAATTTGTCGATCAAGTCAATGAGGGACCTAGGTAGAAAAGGACAGATGTTGATTTCTGGCCACTGTGGAATTACCCAAATGAAGGATTCTTGGAACCTGGAAGCTCCAACGAATAGGCCAGGAAGCTCATCCAGAAGTTGTTTAGAATAATCAAGGTTCAGAAcaatttctttttttatcaagGTTCAGAACATTTGAAAGATAGTATTCTTTCCAATATTATCTTATTCAAAGTTCAGAAATTCTGTCTGGAAATTTCCTACCTTGTTTAACTTCAGCAATTACATAATGTGACTCTCTTTGTCTTTTCCTCTCAAGGTGATGACTACTAAAACGTACACTAGGGTTTTGACTCGAGGACTTGTTGAATTTTCCATTCCAAAGGTGCCTTTCTTCATATTCTTTTGGCCTACATTAGATTTTAATACTGAGGCAACAAGTTTATGTCAGGATATATGTTAAGTACACACTGGCTTCTGTTCTGACATGATAAATCGACTGTGTCCAACAATTTCTCTCTTCAAGAACTATTTCATTGTGAAAGAAGAAAAACTATATTGGACTGAAGCAAAAGAAGATTTTCAAGCCATATCTCTTCCAAGAACTTGGCATTGAGATAGGTGCACTCCGTTTGCTACATATCTACATCCATTTCAGGTGAAAAGAAATCTATATTCAACTGTAGTACTTGATCACCATGTGTAATCCTCTGCTATCTTCTCCATATTACGTGAGGGTTGCTGCTATTCTGCTTGTTTTTCTCTTTGTCAATTCCCCCATCTGTCCTGCTGGCTTCACTTGTCAAGACAATGAGAGGCAAGCCCTCTTCCAATTCAAGATAGGACTCAAGGATCCTGGTAATCGACTGTCTTCTTGGGACGTGAGCGTGACCACCGACTGCTGCTTGTGGAAGGGAGTTTCCTGTGACAATAGGACAGGGCATGTAATTGGATTAGACCTTCACAATGATCACAATGAACACCAGCACCGATACCAGGAGCAGAGTGTTTCAGATGACAGATGGGCCTTGGGAGGTGAACTAAGTCCGTGTTTGCTCGCCATCGAGCATTTGACTACTCTGGACCTCAGTGGCAATTACTTCGGAAATATGCTCATACCTCGTTTCTTGGGCTCCTTCAAGCAGTTGGCCACTCTGAGACTGTCAAGAGCAGGCTTTGGTGGAAGAATACCTCACCAGCTTGGCAATCTCTTGAGCCTGCACCAACTTGATCTTTCGAACAACGGGCATTCCCTCCTGCTTGACGATTGCTGGTGGCTCTCTAATCTCACCTCTTTGCAACACCTAGACTTGAGCTTTGTTAACTTTGGAATTGCAGCCAACTGGCTGGAGGCACTGAACGCACTCCACTCCATACTCGAGATACGCCTGTCTCAGTGTGGCCTTCTGAATGGCATTCCCAGCTCTTTTCAGCACTTAAATTTAACATCACTAGTCACCCTTGATCTCTCAGATAACTACTCCAATTCTACCCTGCCTACCTGGCTGTTTGATCTAAAAAGTCTTCAAAATCTCTTCCTCAGAGGGAACTACTTTTATGGCTCTATTCCTGCGAGTATCGGTAACATGTCTTCTCTCACTGTACTAGAACTCTCTGATAGGTTTTCTCTTAGAGGTTCAATCCCCGGGGCTCTTGGGAACCTCTGTAAGCTGCAGCAGCTCGATCTGACATGGTCACCTCTCAGACAAAATTTAAGTGACATGAAGGAAATATTTTCTGGATGCATCAAGAATAGCTTAACAAAATTGAGCTTGCGAGGTGCTTCTCTCAGTGGTTATCTTCCAGAATGGATAGGGGATTTCCAGAATCTCAAAATTTTGGATTTATCTATGAACTCGCTATCCGGTAAGCTGCCTTCCTCACTTGGAAGATTACTATCTCTACAACAGTTGAGTCTGTATGGAAATGAACTGAATGGTGATGTTCCGGAAACCATTGGATGGCTCTCAGAGCTAGTTATCTTGAAGCTTGGCCTGAATTCTTTCAAAGGTGGTCTGTCTGAGAACTTTTTTGCTAATCTGACAAAGTTAAAGAACCTTGGTCTTTCCTCCACGTCCTTGGCTTTGAATGTAAGACCAGACTGGAAACCTCTATTCCGGCTCGAGTACATTAACATGAGTTCATGCATATTAGGACCTCAATTTCCTTCATGGATTAAAACACAAGAGAGCCTGTCCTCGCTGCACATGTATGACGTTAACATTTCAGATTCCATACCTGATTGGTTTTGGAACTTCTCATCCAGCTTGGAGTTCATTGATCTCTCTCACAATGGTATCAGAGGTATGCTGCCAGACTTATCAGAGCTAGCTGACAGTAAACTCACCTATGTGGATCTTAGTTGCAACTTGTTGGAGGGGACAGTGCCACAATTTCCTAAAAGTATATCCTATCTGTTTCTGTCGAATAACTCATTTTCAGGGCTTATTCCTCCTGGCATCCACAAGACAATGCCCAAATTGCAATACTTGTTCTTGTCAAAGAACAATCTTAGTGGCAGCATACCTTTATTTCCGTGTAATTTGGAGGAGCTGATAGCTCTCGATTTATCAAACAATCATCTATCTGGAGAACTCCCTGATTGCTGGAAGGGTTCTTCAAACTTGCAGGATTTGGATTTCTCTCAAAATGAGATATCCGGACAGATTCCCATCTCAATTTCTCATCTGACATCCCTGGAGCATTTGATCTTGAGAGGAAATAGACTGTCTGGTGGTCTTCCGTCTTCCCTTGATAGTTGTCGGGCAATGGTGTTACTTGATCTCAGTTATAACCAGTTATCTGGAGAAATAACATGGATGGACAGAAGCTTCTCAAATTTAAAATTTCTTAACCTTAGGGCCAATATGTTCAGTGGCAACCTACCTCCGTTATCTCAGCTAAATTCTCTACGAATCTTGGACCTCTCGAGAAACAATTTTTCTGGAAACATTCCCAAGAGCTATGGTAATTTGCGTGCCATGTCTTATTCCCTCAACCACGTGCCAAGTGAAACTGCTTCCTACTCCCATGTTGCCATGAACCTAGAAATCAACGGTTTTTATATCCAGTTCAGCAATGTGCTTAATCTGGTAGCGGCCATAGATCTGTCAAAAAATCACTTATTGGGACCTATCCCTGAAGAACTGACAGATCTTTATGGATTGAGATTTTTGAATTTATCTGGAAATAATCTAACAGGGCACATCCCAGACAAAATAAACTTATTAAAGGTTTTGGAGGCTCTTGATTTATCAAGCAACAATCTGTCAGGTGCAATTCCTCCCAGCTTTGGTCAACTAAATTTCTTGAGCTACATGAATTTATCTTACAACAACCTATCGGGAAGAATTCCAATTTCAGGTCAACTTTCAACTTTCGATTCAACAATTTATGTAGGTAATCAAGGCCTTTGTGGTATTCCTTTGCATGAGTGCCAAGATAAGGTCAGTATAAAAGACGAAGCTCATTTAACCAGTCCTGAGATTTGGTTGCACCTCAGTGCAGAGCTGGTCATGTTTATGCTTCTGCTATAGCTGGTTATTGGATCAAAGTTCCTGGAAGTTGGCTGCCCCTTGGAGTCTGCATCCATTTCATCTGTAAAAGCTGTGGAAAAGGTGAAAGGCACTTCTTATACCCAACTTATATGACTGCCACCCTGTTCTTTGCTTGATCTTGTTGGGATGATGTGACAAAACATTGACCCTACAAATAAGCCCTCTCTTTGGTTGCTCCGGCATATGGATGATTTCACTGCCTGAGCATGTTTGCAAATCATTACAAATGCTTAATCCTTGTATTTAAGATGTTCATGCATATCATAAACCTTTATCATTAGTCTTGTTCATTCTTTGTATGAGTGGTGTTTTAGGAGAGAATTGATGGTAGGAATTCGGAGAATAATCGGGAGGGAACCTCAGGTAGATCAagtctcataaaaaaaaaattgaggctGAGCTTACTATTATGCCtaagaaaataagaaaacctCCTGTAAGTTCTCTTATTTTGTGATGCAAAATATGTTAAGAAAGCCACAATCAGATGACAGATTGCATATCCCATTTTTTATGTGCTGGTGAGTTCTGCTGGGCTTCTACTACCACCTGGTGGTAGTTGCCACCTCAACCAATCCAACTGCTTGCAATgcctttctctttcttctttctggtttttttttgtttttgtttttgtgaatCACATTCTCATAGTTTTTGATCCACAAAGTATTCTTTAATGTGCGATTGTCCAGAAAAATTctctttttgagtttttttttcagATGATATATCTTTTCAAAATtctcaaatcatcatttcttatTTCAAAAATCCTAAAAATACTCTCAAAAGttatttacagtattttttttttatccaagcCAAATCCAAAAATCTTTTTGATTATAGGGTTTTGTAGGTTATTTTTatccataaaaatattatataatatttatattttaaaaatattgggACATAAAAAATACTGTATAGTGTCTCTTTTAAAACAAAGCACTATATAATGTTTTTAtaacaaaatattatataatattttcaaaatatcatACAAAATTTTATGCATAAAAATCAATCCATAAATACTATAAACAGTTGACGAAAACAAATTTGAATGTGGACaggaaaaaatgatgattttttaagGGGTATTTTTGAAACATTAGAAATAGaaggtgatgatttgaaaatttttaaaaaggGTATCATccgggaaaaaaaaaatctaaaaaacatAGTTTTTTTTCACACAATAAGAAAACTCAAATGTACATAATGTACATTAACAATAACAATAGTAAATTCATAAGATTTTAATTACTTTAGAAATGATTCAATGAATCTTTTACCCGTAGAAAGTCATACTTTTAATTCATGTATCTAAGTAAAGAGATTGTTTGGGTGATTCAaatcatgatcatatatatatatatatatatatatatatatatatatatatatatatatatatatatatatatatatatatatatatatatatatattgtggcaTTGGAATCGGATTCATAattcatatatattattttgcgTGCACAACAGATGAAACAGAGTTGATCATTCATGTTGGGAAGGCATCAAATCACCTGTTGGGAACTTTTTGGTGAAGCTGCCTGACTCCTTGAACAGCTGCTCAAAGTGAGGCTTGCAGTAGAGGATGCCATCCATGGAAGAGTAGTTGCACATCTGTGAGACATATGTAGAAACAGCAAATCGGTAGTAATCATCTATTGCAGTGTTCATAGAAGATCACCATTGTATGCCAACAAGCATCTATTGGTAATTGTGCATGGAGAGATGAAGTTGTTGCATATGAATTCCAAGGTTGGTGAATTGCCTATCACAACTCACGATCATGTCTAGTTGGCTAAAATTGGAGTTCATATGGAACTGCATGGTTTCTTGCTGGTTGAGAACCCAAACTTACAGACACAGTTCCTTTGCAGTGGCTGCACTTGAAGCAAGTCTTATGATAAGGGACTCCATCTGCAGTCAAGAGATCAATGAAATGGACAGTCTTGTCACATGCTTTGCACTTGTCCTGGGTGCCAGTGAAAGACATGGTCATGATCCAAACAATCCCAAGTGTTTGGCTCTCTCCAGGAACAGCACAAGAGCAACTGCTAACTCTGCTGCTAAACTCCTCTGCTAAGGAAAACAAGGAATGGAGCTGATGCAGGAGCTCTTGTGGTGCATGTCTTCCCTCCCCCCTGTCTGCAATAAATAAGAGCAAATGCAATGTGAAGAAGGGGAGGGAGGAGAAGAAATCTTTGAGTTCAAGgtatttaaaaatatgaaattgggTACTGATTTGGCGAAGAAAGATGGGAACAGGGGAGAAAAGGTAGGAGATAAAACAGGAGGCATGCATGCCATAAACCACAATCCCAGTCAAACAGGTGGGAGAGGGAACAATGTTTGGAATCCAAACTGTCTTATGCTAATATGAGGAAACATGGAGTTCTTAATGGATAATCTAATTTGAGCTTTTCATGATTCATGAACTTTGAATTAGAATGGCACATGAGATGATATCCTCTATGTGATAGTGTGACTCAAATCTTTGCTTTTTGGAAATACATTTTTTTTGCATATTTGGATCCATATTTTGCACATTGTTGTACTTTACTAATCAAATCCAAGTAattcaattaaaaaaatcttttttaccAGATTTTAAGCAATAAAGTTGATTTCATTTGATCATCTGCTTTTATAAACTATGACTAAAATCTCAGCAATTGCTTTTTGCAAGATGGGAATTAAAAGCCAAACTGCAGATGAAAGCAGCATGCAGCTGCCTGTTGCTCATACCATCAATGCAATGTGGCATTGACATTTAACAGTTGACATGCTGATCAAGAATCCAGAAATTGCAGAACACAAGAATATTGTGTTAAGTTGTGTTTCACTGCAGATGAAAATGACAGAGATACACCAAATGATCAAATGTTGGATCAAATACACACAAGAATCTTTACATTGAAAAGTAAGAACAAACATCCTTCTGTTCATGTAAATTACATTATAGACAGATACATCACAGTTAACAAATCATACACACTCGGCTTCCCAGCCAAACCTCTCTCCTGCTGAACAACCAACACATCACCCCAGAAAAAGCTGCATCTAAAAGATCAACACAACACACTCAGAAAACACAAGAAACACGAAACAGATTAGAGCTGAATAGTATGTTCAATCTGTCACCCGATAGTCAACTTTCAGGCCTAAAAGAACCCAAAAATCTTCTTTGGAGCAAGCCCGGTGGCACGATATTTTGCTGCCTTCTCTTCGGCCTTCAGGGCCTCTTCACCACGCTTTGCCTCTGCAATTGCCCTCTTCTCTTCTGCTTGCTTGTGGATCAAGGCAAGTTTGTTTTTCACTTGTTCTGCATattctgctttctttttctccAGTTCTTCCTGCATATCGATAAGTGTATATTGGTCATGAGTTTATCAGTTGTTCTGAGTCAGAAGGGGCTGTTGAACCTCATACAAATGAAAGCTTTTCTTTTAAATTTTGTGGTTTATTCTTCACTTCTCATCTCTTCAAGAGATGTCAACATTCGATGAACATGTTTGTCACAAATTCAGAAATATTTTGGTTTGATAATGACCAAATCAACCATGTTATGCACGAAAAATGGAAGAGTGGAGAAGAATAGTACAGTATGAAACTTATGTTGGTAAGTGCTGCAATTTGACCAGGAATCATTATTGCTTGTCCATGATGTTTTGCTGAATTCTTATACAATAAATGTAGGATGTACAATATTTTGAACTTTCTATTTCTTCACCTTCCAACTTCCTAAAATTAATTTTGTcaaaataaaattcttaaaattgAGGACTTCCACTGTGCATAAATGGTCAATCCATGAACAATGTGTTCAATCCTTCAATTGGAATTAGGCGATAAAGAGATTTATTAGATCTTCCATTACTGCACTTTCGATTTGAGAAAGTAGATAATTTCCCCATAGTATAAATAAGCACCAAGTTTAAATCAAGCTACAAGCAATGGCATTAGAGTCAGCTACCTTTCTGTTAAAGTTTGCCTAGTATTGCTATTTGCTGATATATAAACTGATCTTATAGCTCATAAGATCATATACAACTTGGGTGAAATGTTTTGAGAATTTGCTTACCTCTTTCTTTTTCAGCTCGGCTTCCACATCTGCCTTCTTTGACTTCTCCCATGCACTAATAGATGATATCTTCTTGATAGCCCTGTTTGGTAAAGCAGGTACATTGGGTTATTAATGTATCATTCGATATAACTTAGATAGATTCTGCCTATTTGACTTAACATGTTCATCCTTCTATTATTTCTGAAAAGAAGCATGTTTGATCTTGTTAGTATCATCTTTATATGTCGGTCCTAAAATCTCAAAAACTTCTACTAGAGCAATCAGCATCCAAAGCTTAAAAGTCACTTATCTTAGAAGAAATAATAGTACCAGAACATAGAACACACTGTTCAAAATGAGCTATATCCAAAATATAAAAGAACTTGTGGTTAGTTGAGCAACCCTTAAAGGAAAAGCTTAATGATTGATCGTCTGAATGATTAGCAGAAATGCAAAATTCAGTGAAAATTTTCTGTGCCAAAATTCAATGAAAATTAGAAGTTGTGAATTCTTATCATGTATCAAAATTTCAGGTTGTTAGTAAAAGAACAATACAAAAACCCTACATGAAAAGGCATATAAAAGCTAGAATCTAAATTTTCGCTAATTCACTAGACCCTGCCGTGTTCCAGTACACAATCTACAAGAACACAGGCCTAAAACATGAAATTGTTGATGACACAGCCAATGAATTGCCTCCTAAAACTGATGATTTCACGGCCTATAGCCAATTTACTTGCTAAACAATGGCAACTGGTGGAGCTCTTGTAACTTTACTAGCAAAAACAGCAAAGAAGGCTCTGCTTGAATAGCCATAAGATGGAACTATAGAATATCTTCGAAGCCATAAGATAAACTTACTTATTTTCTGCCTTAACCTTTTCGTTTTCCTCCCATGCCTTGATCAGTGACAATCTCTTCTCTGTTGCAACCCTTGCAAGAGCAGCATCTGGAACAACAATACAAAAATGTTCTTCCTCTCACCTTTTGAGTCTTACAGAAGAAAGGAATAAAGGTTCGGATACAACTTTCTGATGAAACCTACCTCTGTCATTCGACCCAGAGCCTTTCTCTGTGGAAGAATCCTCAACCTCTGATAAGAAGATACCAAAATGATCAAGAAAAATTCATCACATGCTGTAGATTTTTTGGTAAGATTAAGAAAGGGTATAAGACTGAGATCTGAACAAAGTGGGTTGGAACTACCATGATTCCTTCCATCTATGAGTCCAGAGTGGTAGTCTATGTGTCTGACAGAGATCCACAAAGG
The DNA window shown above is from Musa acuminata AAA Group cultivar baxijiao chromosome BXJ2-4, Cavendish_Baxijiao_AAA, whole genome shotgun sequence and carries:
- the LOC135610391 gene encoding receptor-like protein EIX2, which translates into the protein MSYLKVLDLSDNLLEGPLPSIIGEAFPSLQTFFLRANYIAGSIPSSICKLEQLIVLDLSENHLSHELPSCWKNSSVLQVINLSNNNLSGKIPKSICSLTSLESLHLSNNNLSGEIPNCVVTLNSLVILDLGLNRLGGCLPRWLGERMPCLKILILRHNMFHGHIPPSIAYFQVLQIMDLSHNNLSGTIPTSFEDLNAMKFAQNTMSFTPGSDNYYTDSISVVTKGRESQYVKILLLLTAIDLSYNYLSGSIPEEITNLSGLQSLDLSNNHLAGQITMKIGGLQNLESLDLSHNELTGPVPSTLTTLDFLGFLNLSFNKLSGKIPSGNHLETFGSSSYMGNPDLYGYPLNKENQDTKPSQDPNNIDTDVEAEEMFYFYLSLGPGFVVGFWSVWGILLYKQKWRYAYFCFIDNICDKFYVTAKVNFARMKIKLFRSDQGYGCNP
- the LOC135610390 gene encoding receptor-like protein EIX2 isoform X1 translates to MCNPLLSSPYYVRVAAILLVFLFVNSPICPAGFTCQDNERQALFQFKIGLKDPGNRLSSWDVSVTTDCCLWKGVSCDNRTGHVIGLDLHNDHNEHQHRYQEQSVSDDRWALGGELSPCLLAIEHLTTLDLSGNYFGNMLIPRFLGSFKQLATLRLSRAGFGGRIPHQLGNLLSLHQLDLSNNGHSLLLDDCWWLSNLTSLQHLDLSFVNFGIAANWLEALNALHSILEIRLSQCGLLNGIPSSFQHLNLTSLVTLDLSDNYSNSTLPTWLFDLKSLQNLFLRGNYFYGSIPASIGNMSSLTVLELSDRFSLRGSIPGALGNLCKLQQLDLTWSPLRQNLSDMKEIFSGCIKNSLTKLSLRGASLSGYLPEWIGDFQNLKILDLSMNSLSGKLPSSLGRLLSLQQLSLYGNELNGDVPETIGWLSELVILKLGLNSFKGGLSENFFANLTKLKNLGLSSTSLALNVRPDWKPLFRLEYINMSSCILGPQFPSWIKTQESLSSLHMYDVNISDSIPDWFWNFSSSLEFIDLSHNGIRGMLPDLSELADSKLTYVDLSCNLLEGTVPQFPKSISYLFLSNNSFSGLIPPGIHKTMPKLQYLFLSKNNLSGSIPLFPCNLEELIALDLSNNHLSGELPDCWKGSSNLQDLDFSQNEISGQIPISISHLTSLEHLILRGNRLSGGLPSSLDSCRAMVLLDLSYNQLSGEITWMDRSFSNLKFLNLRANMFSGNLPPLSQLNSLRILDLSRNNFSGNIPKSYGNLRAMSYSLNHVPSETASYSHVAMNLEINGFYIQFSNVLNLVAAIDLSKNHLLGPIPEELTDLYGLRFLNLSGNNLTGHIPDKINLLKVLEALDLSSNNLSGAIPPSFGQLNFLSYMNLSYNNLSGRIPISGQLSTFDSTIYVGNQGLCGIPLHECQDKVSIKDEAHLTSPEIWLHLSAELVMFMLLL
- the LOC135610390 gene encoding receptor-like protein EIX2 isoform X2, translating into MCNPLLSSPYYVRVAAILLVFLFVNSPICPAGFTCQDNERQALFQFKIGLKDPGNRLSSWDVSVTTDCCLWKGVSCDNRTGHVIGLDLHNDHNEHQHRYQEQSVSDDRWALGGELSPCLLAIEHLTTLDLSGNYFGNMLIPRFLGSFKQLATLRLSRAGFGGRIPHQLGNLLSLHQLDLSNNGHSLLLDDCWWLSNLTSLQHLDLSFVNFGIAANWLEALNALHSILEIRLSQCGLLNGIPSSFQHLNLTSLVTLDLSDNYSNSTLPTWLFDLKSLQNLFLRGNYFYGSIPASIGNMSSLTVLELSDRFSLRGSIPGALGNLCKLQQLDLTWSPLRQNLSDMKEIFSGCIKNSLTKLSLRGASLSGYLPEWIGDFQNLKILDLSMNSLSGKLPSSLGRLLSLQQLSLYGNELNGDVPETIGWLSELVILKLGLNSFKGGLSENFFANLTKLKNLGLSSTSLALNVRPDWKPLFRLEYINMSSCILGPQFPSWIKTQESLSSLHMYDVNISDSIPDWFWNFSSSLEFIDLSHNGIRGMLPDLSELADSKLTYVDLSCNLLEGTVPQFPKSISYLFLSNNSFSGLIPPGIHKTMPKLQYLFLSKNNLSGSIPLFPCNLEELIALDLSNNHLSGELPDCWKGSSNLQDLDFSQNEISGQIPISISHLTSLEHLILRGNRLSGGLPSSLDSCRAMVLLDLSYNQLSGEITWMDRSFSNLKFLNLRANMFSGNLPPLSQLNSLRILDLSRNNFSGNIPKSYGNLRAMSYSLNHVPSETASYSHVAMNLEINGFYIQFSNVLNLVAAIDLSKNHLLGPIPEELTDLYGLRFLNLSGNNLTGHIPDKINLLKVLEALDLSSNNLSGNQGLCGIPLHECQDKVSIKDEAHLTSPEIWLHLSAELVMFMLLL
- the LOC103976865 gene encoding remorin, producing the protein MAEEKPAKVEEEGPSEAAPPHPEAVKDVEEEKTAIVPAPEEKPDDSKALVAVEKVEDSSTEKGSGSNDRDAALARVATEKRLSLIKAWEENEKVKAENKAIKKISSISAWEKSKKADVEAELKKKEEELEKKKAEYAEQVKNKLALIHKQAEEKRAIAEAKRGEEALKAEEKAAKYRATGLAPKKIFGFF